CCAACAAGCACGAGCGGGGTTTTTCGTTGCAACAGCTCGATCCATCGGATCATCGCTTGAGGTTTTTTCTCATACCCATCGAGGTCGTTACCCACGTGATGGTTTTCTATTCAATGCTCCAGGAAACAACAGCACGGTTTGGGATCGCGATTCTGGCCTTATCTGGCTTCCAGGGTGGAAAATTGATTACGAGGTCCACGATAACGGCAATGGGGCAAACTACGTTGGGTTGAGTTATCAGGGAAATAAGAGATTTGGCGAATCCCTTTTTGCGGTTCATACCAATATTGCAAATTCCCGCAACGAGTATGGCCGGGGCGAGACAATCCCAGGAACTCGCGAGTTGATTTTTATTTATTACGAGGGTGTTCCCGCCAGTCAAATCTGCCCAGATGCCACGTGTAACTGACTCGTTGGCATAAAATCGAACCAGTCCAGAAAGCCCTATGAAAGGCAAAAGACCTCTTAAAAAACCGGGGAGGTCTTTTGCCTTTCGTCGTCTTTGGGTGACGGGTAGTGACAATTCAGACTTTACATTTGAAAGAATTTTTGGTTTGAATAGACTTTACTATTTTCTGATCCATACTTTCTTTAACGAGGTCCTTCATTGTTATGAGCCTATGTGAAAAATGTGCCGTGCTTCCTGAAAAATTGGAAAAGCTTCCCCCCAATAGCCAATTGGCCCATCTGGGTCCCGAAAAACGAGTTGGCGATTCTTCCCCTCACTTTCCAAAAAAGTATATCCGTGAATGCCCTCTTTGCGGTACCCGTTGGGGAATTATTCATACTTCAGCCTGGGACTCAAAATGGGTCCACATTATGGACTAAAATCAGAGGAACCAAGCCATCTGTTCAGTTTCTGCGCCATCTGGGTTGGTGTGTTTTTACACCTGATCAAGCTGGTGGCTTTTTCGACTTCGGATTTTTCTTCAATTGAGTTCAAGCTGTATCTTTAAAGTCTCGTTCCTACCTCTTCTGCCACAAGTTATGTTGCTCCCCTCAAAAAACTTTCTCTTGAGCCCAAGAGTTTTTATCAAAATGGTTTGTGAGAATTTCGGCATATTAGGAATATTTGTCGGGGTTATCCTGGCTAAAGTACCTCTTACTGCCTCCCATGAACCCTGATTACAGGCCGGGCACAGCAATCGTATTTTGACAATAACTCCAACTAAGTCAGTATTTTGAGCCCACCTCATTTTGTTTTTTCAGGCACAAAGTCACCCCTAAGACTACTTATTTTCGGAAATATGCCTCAACGATCACAGGAATATTTGTCGGGGTTATCCTGGCAAGATGGCCAATCTCTCTCCAGGCATTGATTCCAGATTGAAAAAAATTTGCAAAAACTGAGGATACAACTCTCTCTTCATATGGCCTTCCTTGGCGTTTATCTGCCCGTAGAGCCTTCCAATCCTGCTTTTCGCCATTTGGTATACCCAGAATTATTCCTGGGCTTAAATTCGATTTTAAAGCGATTTGGGCACTTCATAATTCCTTCCGGAATATTTTTTCACCAAAATCAGCCTTAAGGAATATTTGTCGGGGTTATCGTGGTCAATTTTTTTCGACAACAGGTCACATGTCGGGGTTATCGTGGTCACATGTCGGGGTTATCGTGGTCACATGTCGGGGTTATCGTGGTCACATGTCGGGGTTATCGTGGTCACATGTCGGGGTTATCGTGGCAGAAAACACCACTTAACTTCTTTAGAATCAACAATATTCCTGGCCTAATAATAGTAATTATATTAAATATTTTAAAGGGAATATGCCTGACGACATATTCCCTGTTGTAAAATCCCGCGTTTGCCTCCCTGAAACGCTGAGGGAAGGCTTTTTTGCGGTTTAGAGAGAAATTCAACTGGTTTCGTCCAGCCAGATCCTTTGGTTGGTTTTTCCTTACCCGAGGTGTAGCAATGAATCAGATTTCCTTGCTGAAACAACAAGCTGATATTGTTCAAATCATTTCAGGTTTTATTCACCTCAAGCAAAAAGGTACGGTGTGGATTGGGTTGTGCCCATTTCACCAGGAAAAAACGCCAAGTTTCACCGTCAGTAAACCCAAACAGATTTTCAAGTGTTTTGGATGTGGTGAAGGCGGCGATGTGTTAACGTTTTTGTCCAAATTCGAGCGCATTTCGCTTGGGGTAGCCATTCAGCGACTCAAAGAACTAACATCCTCGCCCAATGTGGCCGCGCTTCACGGAAAAACCGAGGTGGCGCCAACCCGGTCCAGTGATTGCTCTTCCGTGCCTTCCTCTGCGGTTGAAACAACCCTGGATTATGATTTGACTCGATTGCTAACAGGGTATCAGGCAGCACTTCCGGGAAGTGTTGGGGAAACATTTCTCAATTACCGGGGAATTTCATTAAAAACCGCGCAGAAATTTGGCCTGGGGTATGCTGCCAACGGACGATGGGAGCATCGACTGCCAACGGGGAAACTGGCTCGAAACTGGAAGTGGGGAAGGCTGGTTTTTCCACATACTGATCCTGCCGGGAGGGTAGTCAATTTGTATGGTCGAGCTGTGGGGATTGATTCCAGGGTACCGCGGGACCAGCGTCACGATCACTTACCTGGCAGGAAGGGCTATTTCAATTCACAAGCCCTGGCTCACTCCGTTTCACCTGTATGGTGTGAGGGGACTTTCGATGCGTTAACTCTTTTGGAACTCGGAATTCCCGCAGTTGCTATTTTTGGAATTGATGGATGGCACTGGGAATGGGTCCAATCTATTACAAATTTCTATTTTGCCTTTGACGCGGATGCTGCTGGGCAAACAGGGTGGAAACGGCTGGCACGCCAATGTATTTTGCGAGGCAAAAAGGTGTGGTTTATCCCTCCAGAGGTTTATGGGCAGCATAAAGATATCAATGCTGCCCATTGTGCCGGCACGCTGCAGGTAACCGCTTTTGAAAAACTGTCGGGTTAATGCGTCCCAGCGGTGCATTTTGCCTTTTCGCCAAAAACCGAAAATTGCTGGTTGGGCTTGAACCTGATGTCTTGAATCCAGAATCAGATGTCAATTTTTTAGACAGTTCTTGTCATTTCCCTGGCAGGTCACTGTGGGAAGTGACAGGGAGGAATCAGAACAAAGCAAGTTCCCAGACTTTTTTTCCTATCAGTTCCAGTGAACTGGAATCGTGTATGTTTTCTGCTTTGATCTGATAGATAACTATATTATTTTCTGATATTTATTCATTATTTTAGAGTCATTGTTTTCTACTCTAAGTATTTCAAATGTTGGGTTCAGTCAGTCCCTGATTCCAAAAAAATCAACTTAATTTTTCCAGTTGGTCAAAGTGGCACGATTTTTGTTAAATCGTTGCTGAACACTTTTTCATCTTTCCAAAATCAAAGACACAGGCTGTATCGCTGCGGTTCCTGTCTGAAATTCGATGAAATTTTTTCAGTTGTGTTTGATGGGAAGCCTCAATAAAAGCTGGGAATTTCTTTTTCCAGTCACCCCTCAAAATCCAGCACATTGCCCCTTGCTGGAAATCCTTTCGTGCTCTGGGGGATTTCAGTTCAGACTCGTCAAATTTGAATTTTATCGGAAAAAATTTCAATCATTTACATGGTATTAGAGTCTTACTCTGCGCTGATTTCCAGGGTTGGGTTTTCTTGCGGAAATACTTTTGTTGGTGGATTCCACCAACATTAACTACATACTAACTTCAGAGGAGAAAAGAGTTTATGGGAAAAATGGATGACGCATGCCGCGATGTGGTAACAAAAGTTGATGGGGCAGTGGCCTGTGGTGTGGTTGACCTTGAAACCGGAATGTTACTTGGGATTTACAACATTGCCCAGTATACACAAACCCTCAATGAGATTGTGGCTGCGGCAACAATGGATTTGTTTCGAGGGGCAAACATCGGTCGGGTTGAGCAGCTTGTTCGAGCGCACCGTGGCCAGCCAGAGAATGGGGAACACTATTTTCAGGAAATTCACGTTACCTCCAACCACAACTATCACTTTGCCAAAACGTTAAAAGGTGGCCGGGCGGTGGTTATGTTGGTTACAAAGAAAACAACCAACATTGGAATGGGTTGGGCTATGCTCAAATCAGTATTACCTACCCTTGAGGTTTTGGTACCATAAATTGGAATTGATTCAGGTTCTTTTTAGGGAGTCGGATGGAAATATCATACCACCAGGGTTCAGGGTTCAGGGTTCAGGGCCAGATACTCCACGTTGCGTGGTACCCGCCAGTTCCCCAGTCTTCATCTTGAGTGGGATCAGTCAACTCATCGCCGAAACCCTGAATACCTCAACTTGCTTTAGATGAAGTGGCAACTCCGGCTGGTTTCATTTTGTTCCGTACCTTCAATCAGTCTGACTTTAGAAAACCTCCCACATTTTATGGATTGCTAAGAATACACTCACTATCTTCATTTTATTGAGATTGTTAGGTAATTATGTCTGACTCCTCAACTCTTCCTGTTTTGCCAACTCCAACTGTTCCCTCAGGCTATATTTGGCCTGCTGCAATTGGTCGAGGTGTGATTCGCCAAATTGAGTTTGACCGGGTAATTTCACGAGTTGATTTAATTGGCCAGCAAGGATTGTCTGACGGAAGTGGCAAATCAGACACGGTGATTATTCAGGCCGGAGATTGGTGTCTCAAAACTGCAGGTCGAAAACATTTTCATGACCTGGATGATGGTCGAACTTTCTTGGTGGAGGCAGCCCGGCGGAAATTGCAACTTGGGTCTCTGCTGGCGCCAAACACCGTTTTGGTTCTTCAGCCCGATGATTTGGGGGGAGGCTGGGTGTGGACCATCTCGCCCTGGATGAAAACCTTACGAACAATGATGAATCAGGCAATCACCACGGCCAATGAAAGTGTTTTGGGCCAGGCGCTTGAAATATTTGCCAGAGCAGCAGTTCGGGCCTTAGTCTTGGCTTCTCGACAAAACCTGGTACTCGATGTACACCCAAGTAACTTTGCTCTCAATGATGATCAGATTTCATTTGTCTATATTGATGATGATATTGGCCATGGGTCTTTAATTCCCGCGATCAGTTTTTGTTTTCTCCGGCGATTTGATGAATATGCCGAGTTTGGGCAGGCGCTGGCGGCATATCTGGAAGCAATTGAAGTGGCAATGGAGATGCGCCTTGAGTTTTCTGATGTCAAAACCTTGAACTTGATTCAGGATTTTGAGCATTGTCAGGTTCGCACCAAGGTAGCCGAACAGGCCCAAACCCGAATCATACAAATTTTGCGACAACGGCGGTGATCTGTTGATCTGATACTATGCGACTGGCTGTTCTCTCAGATATTCATTCAAACATTGCCGCACTCGAAGCCGTGGTCGAAGCCATTGATCGTCTTTCACCTGATGAAATCGTGTGTTTAGGTGATATTGTTGGATACAATGCCCAACCCGGCGAATGTATCCGATTGATTCAGAACATCACTCCGATGGTGATTGCTGGAAACCATGACCGGGATATTGTTTCTGGAATGGCGATTCAAGGCACCAACAAATCAGCCTATTTGGTTCAGAATTGGACCCGGTTGCACCTGCAGGAGGACGAACTCAATTACCTGGCAAGTCTGCCAGGTCATCTTGTTCAACCAGAGTATGTTGCGGTGCATGGGTGTTATTTAAACACGACCTATGTGAATGGGTATGTGACCAGCACCATGCTTGAGGAAAATTTACAGGCTGTTTGCGAGCGACCAACCTGGCCTCGACTGGCCTTATGTGGCCATACCCACGTTCCGATGTGTGGCTGGTTGGAGGGAACGGGGTGTATTGAACCCCGGTTTCCACAATCCGTTCGTTGGCCAGGTAGTGCGCGTGTGGTCCTGATCAATCCTGGTTCGGTCGGACAACCTCGTGATCTTGATCCTCGGGCATCATTTGCTTTGGTTGACACCGAATTGCGCACTCTCGAAATTCATCGAGTGGTTTATGACGTTGAGCGGACGATTGAGGCAATCAAACAAGCACACCTTCCAATAGAGCTCGCGGAACGACTCCGGATCGGTCGCTGATCCTGGTTGAGGCTGAAAAAACCAGGGCTGAGGGCTTGGGGCTGAAGACTCGCAGGCTCGGGGCTGAATTACCCGATGTCTTCAGCCCTGGTTTTTTGAGGAATGATCAAGAACTCGTCTGATCCGAAGCAAGAGTTGATCGAGTGAAAATGGTTTTTCCAGATAATCCACTGAGAAGCTTTTTGAATGTCCAGTCATTTTCCGCGAGTATCGCTCAGTATAACCGGACATAAACATGACCTTCATTGCGGGGCGTTTCTGGAGAAGCATTTTGGCAAGTTCGTTTCCACTCATCACAGGCATGACCAGATCTGAGATCAACAGATCAATTGGATGAGGGTAGCTGGCTTGAATTTCAATTGCCGCCTGTCCATTTGCAGCTTCAAGTACTTTGTAGCCATACATTTGAAGTGTTTCAGAAATCATCACACGAACTGATTGCTCATCTTCAACCAGCAAAATTGTTTCAGATCCATAACTTGGCTCAGTGATGGTTGTTTGAACTGCTTCCTGTGGTGTTACCTGTTCAGTTCGATGGAAAAAAATGTGAAAAGTAGTACCCTGGGTGAGTTGCGTATCAACTGTGATGTGACCGTTATATTGTTTCACAATTCCATAGACCGTAGACAAGCCAAGTCCTGTGCCTTTGCCTGGATCCTTGGTGGTATAAAATGGGTCGAAAATCCGGTCAACAACTTCTTGTGGCATGCCGCAGCCACTATCCTGAATGCTTAGCAGGACATATTGGCCAGGCGAAACCAGGTTGTTTGACACCTGGCTGCCTGGCTCAATAGAACAATTTGAGGTACAAATCGAGATTTTCCCCCCACGTGGCATGGCGTCTCGGG
This genomic stretch from Acidobacteriota bacterium harbors:
- a CDS encoding type II secretion system protein; this translates as MQILPRKRHRAANGFSLIEMLIVVVVIGILSAIAVPNFIVARQQARAGFFVATARSIGSSLEVFSHTHRGRYPRDGFLFNAPGNNSTVWDRDSGLIWLPGWKIDYEVHDNGNGANYVGLSYQGNKRFGESLFAVHTNIANSRNEYGRGETIPGTRELIFIYYEGVPASQICPDATCN
- a CDS encoding toprim domain-containing protein, encoding MNQISLLKQQADIVQIISGFIHLKQKGTVWIGLCPFHQEKTPSFTVSKPKQIFKCFGCGEGGDVLTFLSKFERISLGVAIQRLKELTSSPNVAALHGKTEVAPTRSSDCSSVPSSAVETTLDYDLTRLLTGYQAALPGSVGETFLNYRGISLKTAQKFGLGYAANGRWEHRLPTGKLARNWKWGRLVFPHTDPAGRVVNLYGRAVGIDSRVPRDQRHDHLPGRKGYFNSQALAHSVSPVWCEGTFDALTLLELGIPAVAIFGIDGWHWEWVQSITNFYFAFDADAAGQTGWKRLARQCILRGKKVWFIPPEVYGQHKDINAAHCAGTLQVTAFEKLSG
- a CDS encoding metallophosphoesterase family protein, yielding MRLAVLSDIHSNIAALEAVVEAIDRLSPDEIVCLGDIVGYNAQPGECIRLIQNITPMVIAGNHDRDIVSGMAIQGTNKSAYLVQNWTRLHLQEDELNYLASLPGHLVQPEYVAVHGCYLNTTYVNGYVTSTMLEENLQAVCERPTWPRLALCGHTHVPMCGWLEGTGCIEPRFPQSVRWPGSARVVLINPGSVGQPRDLDPRASFALVDTELRTLEIHRVVYDVERTIEAIKQAHLPIELAERLRIGR